One part of the Haliotis asinina isolate JCU_RB_2024 chromosome 2, JCU_Hal_asi_v2, whole genome shotgun sequence genome encodes these proteins:
- the LOC137271808 gene encoding putative nuclease HARBI1 produces MVARFIHFPSPAECQRNKVEFHRTANFPGVIGVIDGTHIQIQAPTVTEDVYVNRHHYHSINTQVVFDPFDRIIDIVARWPGSTHDSRILSQSGLFRLMESNNLPAGCHLLGDSGYPSKRWLLSPFLRPEPGSQARYRSLWPALFCIIFARNVIFQFHQLMVYHSNNSAMQPQYQQSCLHKV; encoded by the exons ATGGTTGCACGGTTTATACATTTTCCCAGTCCCGCAGAGTGTCAACGCAACAAGGTGGAGTTTCACCGGACGGCGAACTTCCCAGGGGTGATCGGCGTCATTGACGGCACGCATATACAAATACAGGCACCAACTGTAACGGAGGATGTTTACGTCAATCGACATCACTACCACAGCATAAACACACAG GTAGTGTTCGATCCCTTCGACCGTATCATTGACATCGTGGCACGCTGGCCTGGGTCCACACACGACTCAAGAATCCTCTCTCAGAGTGGCCTCTTCCGTTTAATGGAGAGCAACAACTTGCCAGCTGGGTGTCACCTTCTCGGTGATAGTGGTTATCCGTCTAAACGTTGGCTGCTTAGTCCATTCCTTCGCCCAGAACCCGGCAGCCAGGCACgctacag ATCATTATGGCCAGCGCTGTTTTGCATAATATTTGCAAGGAACGTAATATTCCAATTCCACCAGCTGATGGTAtaccacagcaacaacagcgCAATGCAGCCGCAGTACCAGCAGTCCTGCCTCCACAAGGTTTGA